In Treponema sp. OMZ 798, the following proteins share a genomic window:
- a CDS encoding galactokinase, with protein sequence MQKIVTFHIDEYGDEPEVCAAAPGRFHLLGEHTWFAQGNTLSMSINHCLYACASRRSDNNFRLFSISLNERKKISYSGLRYKREDRWANAVKAVISAFNDFGYHISGLNFTILSEIPADAGLGTPNALKTATALILRKMFAPKLTKGDLVDILEHANVQHLNTYAHRADILCALFAKSNHCVRTDHRKKTADIYPFPIEGHSIILTDSRVPRIIAREELTARLDECVEAYELVKKQPDMPKNMMYLTEKMLEEIDIPESVRRRVTYIIRESLSVDEAVDALRRKDNIMLSRILNRSHDGLRDRFEISCPELDWLVKRSLEFMEPSVTNLVCSRMTGKGFGGCTYTILRDEDAKAYIEKVGDYERIFGFKPLIYKAKPTGSARTF encoded by the coding sequence ATGCAAAAAATAGTTACATTTCATATTGACGAATATGGAGATGAGCCTGAAGTATGTGCTGCCGCCCCGGGGCGTTTTCATCTTCTAGGTGAGCATACATGGTTTGCTCAAGGAAATACTCTTTCCATGAGCATTAATCACTGTTTGTATGCTTGTGCATCGAGACGCAGCGATAATAACTTTAGGCTGTTTTCAATTTCGCTTAATGAGCGGAAAAAAATATCCTATTCCGGTCTCAGGTATAAGAGGGAAGACCGATGGGCCAATGCTGTTAAGGCCGTTATTTCGGCATTTAACGACTTCGGCTACCACATTTCCGGTTTGAATTTTACTATTTTATCCGAAATACCTGCGGATGCGGGATTGGGAACTCCCAATGCTCTTAAAACGGCTACTGCCCTTATATTGAGGAAGATGTTTGCTCCCAAACTTACCAAAGGCGACTTGGTCGATATTCTTGAACATGCAAACGTTCAGCACCTAAACACCTATGCTCATAGGGCGGATATTTTATGTGCCCTCTTTGCAAAATCCAATCACTGTGTGCGTACCGATCATCGAAAAAAAACTGCGGATATTTATCCTTTCCCCATAGAGGGGCATTCCATCATATTAACGGATTCCCGCGTACCGCGCATAATTGCCCGTGAAGAGTTGACGGCCCGATTGGATGAATGTGTAGAAGCCTATGAACTGGTAAAAAAACAGCCTGATATGCCTAAAAACATGATGTATTTGACCGAAAAAATGCTTGAAGAGATCGATATCCCCGAATCGGTGCGGAGAAGGGTTACCTATATTATCAGAGAGTCTTTAAGTGTCGATGAAGCTGTGGATGCCCTAAGGCGTAAAGACAATATCATGCTTTCACGTATCTTAAACCGCTCCCATGACGGACTTAGAGACCGCTTTGAGATTTCTTGTCCCGAATTGGACTGGCTGGTTAAGCGCTCCCTTGAGTTTATGGAGCCTTCGGTAACCAACCTTGTGTGTTCACGAATGACGGGAAAGGGCTTCGGCGGCTGTACCTATACTATTCTTAGAGATGAGGATGCAAAAGCTTATATAGAAAAAGTTGGAGACTATGAAAGAATTTTCGGATTTAAGCCTTTGATATATAAGGCTAAGCCCACAGGTTCTGCAAGAACTTTTTGA
- a CDS encoding lipopolysaccharide assembly protein LapB gives MYSELKEGVNLYNKKDYQEALVFFLSVSTEDVLIKIEINYYIGLIYSRLSEYEQALEYLEQVVTASKDIAKVYQCRLILAFIYANTGRTRLAEFELSKLIEAGYESVQVYSSLAYVYYEHHETEKAIDYYEKALKAAPENSTALNGLAYILAETDRDLTRSLLLCKKAVEKQPENPAYLDSMALIYHKMDLEPEANSYITRAKEKLPDNKIILKHFEMITAGAREA, from the coding sequence ATGTATTCCGAATTAAAAGAGGGTGTAAACCTATATAACAAAAAAGACTACCAAGAAGCTTTAGTTTTCTTTTTAAGTGTAAGTACGGAAGATGTTCTTATTAAAATCGAAATAAACTATTATATAGGTCTAATATATTCCCGGCTATCAGAGTATGAGCAGGCTCTCGAATATCTTGAACAGGTCGTTACTGCAAGCAAGGATATTGCAAAGGTTTATCAATGCAGATTGATTTTAGCCTTTATCTACGCAAATACCGGCCGAACAAGGCTTGCAGAGTTTGAACTTTCAAAACTTATTGAAGCCGGCTATGAGTCGGTGCAGGTTTACTCTTCATTAGCCTATGTTTATTATGAACATCATGAAACCGAAAAGGCTATAGACTATTACGAAAAAGCCTTAAAGGCCGCTCCCGAAAACAGCACGGCTCTAAACGGTTTGGCCTACATTCTCGCAGAAACAGATAGGGATCTGACCCGTTCCTTGCTTCTTTGCAAAAAAGCCGTAGAAAAACAGCCTGAAAATCCGGCTTATTTGGATTCTATGGCCCTAATCTACCATAAGATGGACCTTGAGCCGGAGGCTAATTCCTATATTACTCGAGCAAAGGAAAAATTACCCGATAATAAGATTATACTCAAACACTTTGAAATGATAACCGCCGGTGCACGGGAGGCTTAA
- a CDS encoding NHL repeat-containing protein, giving the protein MKFAIKFRIIVFISLILFTLPIFSQDKSFTDNPSSSDKRVASEEFRRGVQAYYRGTFNEAILLFEKALSYLPGESLILDWLGKAYYSSGVEGAALTQWEFAEASGYGGMLLKNKIEILKESRSLTPHSSDNIKYVENSSFSSKNGNVELFRQPLSIAAVSDGSFWMTAYGSNELLHFNVNGIILDRTRGPIQGFDRPFDVIALSDGNLLVSEFAADRLSLLDKNGSFIKSFGTRGRGNGEFIGPQFLAEDDYGNIYVCDFGNARIVVFSSAGEPLFTFGTKSGLFGGFTAPSGIAVVDGLVYVADAVKGAVYTFDTAGNFVQSLLPEGTLKQIESLREWNGNLVASAGNKVYLIDIAFSTVSELMSLGNVPTKITAAVPDVNGSLLLIDHKNQTVEITSRINELAGGLFVLIKKVYSDKFPEVLIEVSVQNRDGKQIVGLTQDNFIITEGNRPVADYALTGSSYFNKTCDIAVIVERSPSSLKEKALIEAALKEIAEAMQGKGRISLISASSIPSLEGKFSPADLVTLPNRIKAHASPDWKFDLALRLAVGELINAEQKRAVLFLNFSDPNSDNFKQYNLNDLAAYMKNNNIHFYPISLKKGAPASEMSYLAKKTGGKAAYIYAERGLKPIIDDIIEQPLGMYQLKYTSTMSTDFGRAFLPVEVEVQLLKRSGRDEIGYFAPLE; this is encoded by the coding sequence ATGAAGTTCGCTATAAAATTTCGTATAATTGTTTTTATAAGCTTAATCTTATTTACTCTTCCTATTTTTTCGCAAGATAAGAGTTTTACCGATAATCCGTCCTCGTCGGATAAGAGGGTCGCTTCCGAAGAATTCAGACGGGGCGTTCAAGCCTATTACCGCGGAACCTTTAACGAAGCTATTCTATTATTCGAAAAAGCCCTTTCGTATTTGCCCGGAGAGTCCTTAATTTTAGATTGGCTCGGCAAGGCTTATTACAGCTCCGGGGTTGAGGGGGCCGCCTTAACTCAGTGGGAATTTGCTGAAGCCTCAGGCTACGGCGGAATGCTTTTAAAAAACAAGATAGAAATTTTAAAAGAATCGAGGAGCCTCACTCCCCATTCTTCAGATAACATAAAATATGTAGAAAATTCATCTTTTAGCTCGAAGAACGGAAATGTAGAACTTTTCCGTCAGCCTCTTTCGATAGCTGCCGTTTCCGACGGATCTTTTTGGATGACGGCCTACGGTTCAAACGAGCTTTTGCATTTTAATGTAAACGGTATAATCCTTGACAGAACTCGCGGTCCCATTCAAGGCTTTGACAGACCCTTCGATGTTATAGCCTTATCGGACGGGAATCTCTTGGTTTCGGAATTTGCCGCCGACAGGCTTTCTCTTCTCGATAAAAATGGTTCCTTTATAAAATCTTTCGGAACGAGGGGCAGGGGAAACGGGGAATTCATCGGCCCTCAGTTTTTGGCCGAAGACGATTACGGCAATATCTATGTTTGCGATTTTGGAAATGCAAGGATTGTAGTTTTTTCTTCTGCAGGAGAACCTCTTTTTACCTTTGGAACAAAAAGCGGTCTTTTCGGGGGCTTTACGGCTCCTTCCGGAATAGCTGTAGTTGACGGACTTGTCTATGTTGCCGATGCGGTAAAGGGTGCCGTCTACACCTTTGATACGGCCGGAAACTTTGTACAATCCCTTTTGCCTGAAGGCACATTAAAACAAATAGAGTCGCTTAGAGAGTGGAACGGCAATTTGGTGGCCTCTGCCGGAAACAAGGTTTATCTTATAGACATTGCTTTTTCGACTGTGAGTGAGTTGATGAGCTTGGGAAATGTTCCTACAAAGATTACGGCAGCTGTTCCTGATGTAAATGGAAGTCTTCTTTTGATAGATCATAAAAATCAAACGGTAGAAATAACTTCAAGAATAAATGAGCTTGCGGGCGGTCTTTTTGTGTTGATTAAAAAAGTCTACTCCGATAAATTCCCTGAAGTTTTGATTGAAGTAAGCGTTCAAAATCGGGACGGCAAACAAATTGTCGGTTTGACTCAGGATAACTTTATCATCACGGAAGGTAATAGACCTGTTGCCGACTATGCCCTTACCGGTTCTTCATATTTTAATAAAACCTGCGACATAGCCGTCATTGTTGAAAGATCTCCTAGTTCCCTAAAGGAAAAAGCCTTGATAGAGGCTGCCTTAAAGGAAATTGCAGAAGCCATGCAGGGTAAGGGAAGGATAAGTCTTATTTCGGCATCATCTATTCCCTCTCTTGAGGGTAAATTCTCTCCTGCCGATTTGGTGACCCTACCTAACCGCATAAAGGCTCATGCCTCGCCTGATTGGAAATTCGATCTAGCTTTGCGCCTTGCCGTAGGGGAACTGATAAATGCCGAACAAAAAAGAGCCGTCCTTTTTTTGAATTTCAGCGATCCCAATTCGGATAATTTTAAGCAATATAATTTAAACGATCTTGCTGCATATATGAAAAATAACAATATACATTTTTATCCGATTAGCTTAAAAAAGGGAGCTCCGGCCTCCGAAATGAGTTATCTTGCAAAAAAGACAGGCGGTAAGGCCGCATACATATATGCCGAAAGGGGCTTAAAACCCATCATTGATGACATTATAGAACAGCCCTTGGGAATGTATCAGCTGAAATATACTTCTACCATGTCCACCGATTTCGGCAGGGCTTTTTTACCAGTAGAAGTAGAAGTTCAGCTTTTAAAAAGATCCGGAAGGGATGAAATAGGCTACTTTGCTCCTTTGGAGTAG
- a CDS encoding mechanosensitive ion channel family protein — protein MKISLEQIQIFFRENFTLPFFMSVLSLLGIILITYIFFKIIIKSIRKFTEHKVSPAIQNLITKILQYTCLAVILMTIFKKLGININAFVGAAGIAGVAIGFAAQTSVSNIISGFFVLAEKAFKVGDRIQLADITGNVESIDFMAVRVKTLDGNIVRIPNEVVIKGNLINYSSLPIRRIETKITVAYGTDMEKVEAVLMEIPNRVPQILQDPEPFVLWSVYANSGIEVAFYAWGLNEDFLVIKNSVFKLINELFEEAEIKIPFPQMDVYINPYSKGAK, from the coding sequence ATGAAGATAAGCTTAGAACAAATACAAATTTTTTTCAGGGAAAACTTTACCCTGCCCTTTTTTATGTCTGTTTTGTCCCTCTTGGGAATAATTTTAATTACATACATCTTTTTTAAAATTATAATTAAATCCATAAGAAAATTTACCGAACACAAGGTAAGTCCTGCAATTCAGAACCTTATAACAAAGATTCTCCAATACACTTGTCTGGCAGTTATCTTGATGACAATATTCAAAAAGCTAGGCATAAACATAAATGCCTTTGTCGGAGCTGCCGGTATAGCCGGTGTTGCCATAGGTTTTGCAGCCCAAACCTCGGTATCAAACATAATTTCCGGCTTCTTTGTCCTTGCCGAAAAAGCCTTTAAGGTAGGCGACCGCATCCAGCTTGCAGACATAACGGGAAATGTAGAATCTATCGATTTTATGGCTGTCAGGGTAAAAACCCTTGACGGAAACATAGTGCGTATCCCTAATGAGGTAGTCATAAAGGGAAATCTCATAAACTATTCAAGCCTTCCTATAAGGAGAATTGAAACAAAGATAACCGTTGCATACGGCACCGATATGGAAAAGGTAGAAGCCGTTTTAATGGAAATCCCGAACCGTGTACCCCAAATTTTACAAGACCCCGAACCCTTTGTTTTATGGTCGGTTTATGCAAATTCCGGCATAGAAGTCGCCTTTTATGCTTGGGGATTAAATGAAGATTTTCTTGTAATAAAGAATTCGGTTTTTAAGCTGATAAACGAGCTATTTGAAGAAGCCGAAATCAAGATTCCCTTCCCACAGATGGATGTCTATATCAATCCCTACTCCAAAGGAGCAAAGTAG
- a CDS encoding PD-(D/E)XK nuclease family transposase, with protein sequence MDEEKILNPKTDWVFKLMFSKGEEGNKALISFLNAFLEDSYGKIKKAEILNTELIRDRPSGETYRLDFLIKTDTGLLVDLEMQQFWKTNYPRRSQMYLMRLASRFLKSEPNEDDFLYAISLSVFGCDVPKNAELVKMPEGSVIQYLYVELNKLIVYTMKKRLEEYNLKDFWIRFLTNYEEDKKSGMLEELCRLEEGIKMAEATLFRVTDEERRMAIELSNEKYEMYVECERNEARRLGLEEGRAAGLEEGLVEGRAEGSYQAKLETAKNLLEIGLALEIISKATGLSKEEVEKL encoded by the coding sequence ATGGATGAAGAAAAAATTTTAAATCCCAAGACCGATTGGGTTTTTAAGTTAATGTTCTCTAAAGGTGAAGAAGGCAACAAGGCCCTTATAAGCTTTCTTAATGCCTTTTTGGAAGATTCTTACGGTAAAATCAAAAAAGCCGAAATCCTAAACACCGAACTGATTCGGGACAGGCCGTCGGGTGAAACTTACCGCCTCGATTTTTTGATTAAAACCGACACAGGTCTTCTTGTAGACCTTGAAATGCAGCAGTTTTGGAAAACCAACTATCCAAGGCGGAGTCAAATGTACCTTATGCGGTTAGCTTCTCGTTTTTTAAAATCGGAGCCCAACGAAGACGATTTTTTGTATGCAATAAGCCTCTCTGTCTTTGGCTGCGATGTTCCTAAAAACGCAGAGCTTGTAAAGATGCCTGAAGGTTCTGTAATTCAATATCTTTATGTTGAATTAAACAAGCTAATAGTTTATACTATGAAAAAGAGATTAGAAGAGTATAATCTAAAAGATTTTTGGATAAGATTTTTAACCAACTATGAAGAAGATAAAAAAAGCGGGATGTTGGAAGAATTGTGCAGATTAGAGGAGGGTATAAAAATGGCAGAAGCAACACTCTTTAGGGTAACTGATGAAGAGAGGCGAATGGCAATAGAGCTCTCTAACGAAAAGTACGAGATGTATGTGGAATGTGAAAGGAATGAAGCTAGAAGACTGGGATTAGAGGAAGGCCGTGCCGCAGGTTTAGAAGAAGGTTTAGTCGAGGGCCGAGCTGAAGGTTCATATCAAGCAAAGTTGGAAACAGCAAAAAACTTGCTTGAAATAGGGCTTGCCTTAGAAATAATCTCAAAAGCTACAGGGCTTAGTAAAGAGGAGGTGGAGAAACTATGA
- a CDS encoding HAD family hydrolase — protein sequence MKYGISAIAFDIDGTLYPSWRFNLRIIPFLLKNFNFMSAFNKTRKDIRLWQEKNPDKVLDNFFDFQAEILAKYAGKSKEDVKNFLEAEIYTGWKKRFARIRPYFFARESIEEFKSRGLKIALLSDFLPEQKNDVWGILPLCDAAFGTETIGALKPSPLPFRRLAEALDLPCDKILYVGNNLKYDVAGAKAAGMYTACIKSRLFILLKKIFAQKDTEKPDIYFSNYRQLLKFMI from the coding sequence ATGAAGTACGGTATTTCTGCTATAGCCTTTGACATTGACGGTACGCTCTATCCTTCATGGCGCTTTAATTTACGTATAATTCCTTTTCTTTTAAAAAATTTTAATTTTATGTCTGCTTTTAATAAGACCCGCAAAGATATTCGATTATGGCAGGAAAAAAATCCCGATAAAGTTTTAGATAATTTTTTTGATTTTCAAGCCGAAATTTTGGCAAAATATGCAGGAAAGAGCAAGGAAGATGTTAAAAATTTTTTGGAGGCTGAAATTTATACCGGCTGGAAAAAGCGTTTTGCAAGGATAAGGCCTTACTTTTTTGCAAGGGAATCTATAGAGGAATTTAAAAGCCGAGGACTTAAAATAGCCCTTCTTTCGGATTTTTTACCGGAACAAAAAAATGATGTATGGGGTATTTTACCCCTTTGCGATGCCGCTTTCGGGACAGAGACTATAGGAGCCTTAAAGCCTTCTCCTCTCCCCTTTAGAAGATTGGCAGAAGCCCTTGATCTGCCTTGCGATAAGATTCTCTATGTGGGAAACAACCTCAAGTATGATGTAGCGGGAGCCAAGGCTGCAGGAATGTACACTGCCTGCATAAAGAGCAGATTATTTATTTTGCTGAAAAAGATTTTTGCTCAAAAAGATACCGAAAAACCTGATATTTATTTTTCAAACTATCGCCAATTATTGAAATTTATGATATAA
- a CDS encoding DUF6115 domain-containing protein — protein sequence MSYILFNLITLVICVGIIIAFRQSDKNNRSIEKAKRYGDKIKEDLEAFVNEKNSTLSDLSTELGVQQSKAIATVKRLDELRADFLVQSQTVEERSAAIRDIDRYITESGQTIQKLMDMTALAEKNLMEITREADFVDSLAKSINNARAQLNNLTESIPELKQNFAAEADAKLSEYKSKILDEMGLVINDVENRLASAQRDTGELLEVTAIKLQDLYKEAYNSAADKAGALQEAAFAKLKEETAERVQSYRKEFEETAAEIEAQMDDNLSQTRQIASDFRAEWETQAKDYLAQMQSDFSQTEENISSRINSISERLKDAEDSVSVRSDALSADLSQTEATMRSQFNSLAANFQDNVNSLSKFTDKKLNEFKIQTEERFTKFEKAIENVDSLKEEIEKSQGLIKNEMMAEFSSYVNAAKQSQQNFFNEFTNNSEKIRERMKTIDAGIDDLKAKAYTNVSEKLKMFEDDFFADLAKRSEAINLSFDQWKEDVSANMTLLASENESARKDLEEKYKAELRVRLGQAAEEYKALFAKLDDKVKDVEAGLNSRVAAMDGTVEQYIESFRADINQIKAKASQQLETELASYKDQVREAISNQNAELENTSKGLQEKLLSIREESEAKFETIKKDFEAWKSRTDQQFTDARSFFDEKITNFAGLTENAIKNLDTKYNAQYKDFVAKSGDAFNGIQAKLNSVDTKVAAANKAIDEHAAEITNRFNTEAEKLDEAINKRINDAASEAEQSVQGMNDMILEVRNRLDETQEKVREKIQADADRLNSLIEEIDKKQNDFITQTKVFERADELKEGLEKDIASLKNEVTKFEVYRNAMDDLALQYEKVTHLEEEAKQKVSRFMNERKNIELLEGEFIKLNTLSDSMDKKIIELTAVNDDLQQYQVQIRRLEEGIGDVNTRYERLEKKEAVLNQTLESIDSAFENLKELEADIKQFKTEVSVIPPEMEKIKVTLETLLSNQGRAEAVCEKIESVDSTLEDLNSKMDNLKQARSWLAATETRLKEISGESEAQLKLMADLFKGEKPERNESGSPSLNVQENVLKLSRQGWKNNEIAKALNLSLGEVDLILEYADKR from the coding sequence ATGAGTTATATTCTATTCAATCTTATAACACTGGTAATTTGTGTGGGTATTATTATTGCTTTTAGACAAAGCGATAAGAATAACCGCTCCATCGAAAAAGCAAAAAGATACGGAGATAAAATAAAGGAAGATCTTGAAGCTTTTGTAAACGAAAAAAATTCTACTTTAAGCGATCTTTCCACAGAATTAGGGGTACAGCAAAGTAAGGCTATTGCGACGGTAAAGCGGCTTGATGAACTTCGAGCCGATTTTTTAGTGCAAAGTCAAACAGTAGAAGAACGGTCTGCTGCCATCAGGGATATTGATAGATATATTACGGAATCAGGTCAAACAATTCAAAAACTTATGGATATGACGGCCTTGGCAGAAAAAAATCTAATGGAAATTACAAGAGAAGCGGACTTTGTCGATTCGCTTGCAAAATCCATCAATAATGCAAGGGCTCAACTTAATAATCTCACCGAGAGTATTCCGGAATTAAAGCAAAATTTTGCAGCCGAAGCCGATGCAAAACTAAGTGAATATAAGAGCAAAATATTGGACGAAATGGGGCTTGTAATTAATGATGTTGAAAACCGCCTTGCTTCAGCCCAAAGAGATACCGGCGAGCTCTTGGAAGTGACGGCTATCAAACTTCAAGACTTATATAAAGAAGCGTATAACTCTGCTGCAGACAAGGCCGGTGCCCTTCAAGAGGCTGCCTTTGCTAAGTTAAAGGAAGAAACGGCGGAAAGGGTTCAAAGCTACCGCAAAGAATTTGAAGAGACAGCTGCAGAGATTGAAGCTCAGATGGATGACAATTTAAGTCAAACAAGACAGATTGCTTCCGATTTTAGGGCAGAATGGGAAACTCAGGCAAAGGACTATCTTGCTCAAATGCAGTCTGATTTTTCACAAACCGAAGAAAATATTTCTTCACGTATAAACTCCATATCCGAAAGATTAAAGGATGCTGAGGATAGTGTTTCGGTGCGCTCGGATGCTCTTTCTGCAGATTTGAGCCAAACGGAAGCTACAATGAGGTCTCAGTTTAATTCCCTTGCTGCGAACTTTCAGGATAACGTAAATTCTCTTTCTAAATTTACGGATAAAAAATTAAATGAATTTAAGATTCAGACAGAAGAGAGATTTACCAAATTTGAAAAGGCTATTGAAAACGTCGACAGCTTAAAAGAAGAAATCGAAAAATCTCAAGGTCTTATCAAAAATGAGATGATGGCCGAATTCTCTTCTTATGTAAATGCTGCAAAGCAAAGCCAGCAGAACTTTTTTAACGAGTTTACAAATAATTCCGAAAAAATACGCGAACGCATGAAGACTATTGATGCAGGCATCGATGATCTAAAAGCTAAGGCCTATACAAACGTTTCGGAAAAACTCAAAATGTTTGAAGACGATTTCTTTGCAGACCTTGCAAAGAGGAGCGAGGCTATAAACTTAAGTTTTGATCAGTGGAAAGAGGATGTTTCCGCCAACATGACTCTTCTTGCTTCTGAAAACGAATCTGCAAGAAAGGATTTGGAAGAAAAATATAAGGCAGAACTGCGTGTAAGACTTGGTCAGGCCGCCGAAGAATATAAGGCCCTTTTTGCAAAACTGGATGACAAGGTTAAAGATGTTGAAGCAGGTTTAAATTCGAGAGTTGCTGCAATGGACGGTACTGTAGAGCAATATATAGAATCCTTCCGTGCAGATATAAATCAGATAAAAGCAAAGGCCTCGCAGCAGCTTGAGACTGAGCTTGCTTCATATAAGGATCAGGTTCGAGAGGCTATATCCAATCAAAATGCAGAACTTGAAAATACCTCAAAGGGCTTGCAAGAAAAGCTCCTTTCAATCCGGGAAGAATCGGAAGCTAAGTTTGAGACAATTAAAAAAGATTTTGAAGCTTGGAAGAGCCGCACAGATCAGCAGTTTACGGATGCCCGCTCCTTCTTTGATGAGAAGATTACAAACTTTGCAGGCTTGACGGAAAATGCCATTAAAAATCTTGATACCAAGTACAATGCCCAATACAAGGACTTTGTAGCAAAGAGCGGAGATGCCTTTAACGGTATTCAAGCTAAGCTTAATTCCGTTGATACCAAGGTTGCAGCTGCAAATAAGGCCATTGATGAACATGCTGCCGAAATAACGAACCGCTTTAATACTGAGGCCGAAAAACTCGATGAGGCAATCAACAAAAGAATCAATGATGCCGCTTCTGAGGCAGAGCAATCCGTACAGGGTATGAATGATATGATTCTCGAAGTAAGAAACCGCCTTGATGAAACCCAAGAGAAGGTCCGCGAAAAGATACAGGCCGATGCAGACCGCCTAAATTCGCTCATAGAAGAGATAGATAAAAAACAAAATGACTTTATTACTCAAACTAAGGTCTTTGAAAGAGCTGACGAGCTAAAAGAGGGTTTAGAGAAAGACATTGCTTCTCTTAAAAATGAGGTTACTAAATTTGAAGTTTATAGAAACGCAATGGATGACTTGGCTCTTCAATATGAGAAGGTTACTCATTTGGAAGAGGAAGCTAAACAAAAGGTCAGCCGCTTTATGAATGAGCGCAAAAATATCGAGCTTCTTGAAGGCGAGTTTATAAAGCTTAATACCCTTTCCGATTCTATGGACAAAAAAATCATCGAGCTTACTGCCGTAAATGATGATTTACAGCAATATCAGGTGCAAATCAGACGGCTGGAAGAGGGTATCGGTGATGTAAACACCCGCTACGAAAGGCTTGAGAAAAAAGAAGCGGTTTTAAACCAAACTCTTGAAAGTATTGATTCCGCCTTTGAAAACCTAAAAGAACTTGAAGCTGATATTAAACAGTTTAAGACTGAGGTAAGTGTAATTCCTCCTGAAATGGAAAAGATAAAGGTAACCCTTGAGACTCTTTTGTCAAATCAGGGCAGGGCTGAAGCTGTTTGCGAGAAGATTGAAAGCGTAGATTCTACATTAGAGGATTTGAATTCCAAGATGGATAACCTAAAGCAGGCCAGAAGCTGGCTTGCCGCCACCGAAACCAGGCTAAAAGAAATTTCAGGCGAATCCGAAGCTCAGTTAAAGCTGATGGCAGACCTCTTTAAGGGAGAAAAACCCGAAAGGAACGAAAGCGGAAGTCCGTCATTAAATGTGCAAGAAAACGTACTAAAACTTTCCCGACAAGGCTGGAAAAACAACGAGATTGCAAAGGCCTTAAACTTATCTCTCGGGGAAGTAGATCTTATTCTTGAGTATGCCGACAAAAGATAA
- the ispF gene encoding 2-C-methyl-D-erythritol 2,4-cyclodiphosphate synthase: MRTGLGYDLHRLIRGKKLMIGGIHIPFKKGEKAHSDGDVLLHAITDALLGACGMGDIGEFFPPIDKKWKDANSADLLSMVWEKISEQGWEIQNIDCVIIIEEPKILPFREEIRASIAGILKIEKKQIFIKAKTGEGIGIIGRGKAVAALASCLIFCRHTQE; this comes from the coding sequence ATGAGAACAGGCCTAGGCTACGACTTACACCGCTTGATCAGAGGAAAAAAACTTATGATAGGCGGAATCCATATTCCTTTTAAAAAAGGTGAAAAAGCCCACTCGGATGGAGATGTCCTCCTTCATGCCATAACCGATGCCCTTCTCGGAGCCTGCGGCATGGGCGACATAGGAGAATTTTTTCCTCCAATCGATAAAAAATGGAAGGATGCAAATTCTGCAGATCTCTTATCGATGGTATGGGAAAAGATAAGTGAGCAAGGATGGGAAATTCAAAATATTGACTGTGTAATAATAATCGAAGAACCAAAAATCCTTCCCTTCCGAGAAGAAATAAGAGCTTCAATAGCAGGAATTTTAAAAATAGAAAAGAAGCAAATTTTTATAAAGGCTAAGACCGGCGAAGGCATAGGAATAATAGGAAGAGGCAAGGCCGTTGCCGCCCTTGCCTCATGCCTTATCTTTTGTCGGCATACTCAAGAATAA
- a CDS encoding IspD/TarI family cytidylyltransferase, with amino-acid sequence MRTIKSLGFAAVITAAGKSQRMNLDTKKEYLKLPEYGEDVTVLSECLLKFLQTKLFDVIVITVPSSDISKAESLIFKDKRIAKTLLEKNTKIIFAAGADTRQASVFKALVKLEELKEKNEADFNFVLIHDGARPRVSPELIKFVSDELSKNGAVIPGYQAVDTQKIADKSGKITRHLKRSSVFSVQTPQGFDFEKILAAHKKASGNGKEYTDDSEIYGEFAGDVFICPGEISNKKITFKEDIK; translated from the coding sequence ATGAGGACGATTAAAAGTTTAGGCTTTGCAGCTGTAATAACTGCAGCGGGCAAATCCCAACGGATGAATTTAGACACAAAAAAAGAATATTTAAAATTACCTGAATACGGAGAGGACGTTACGGTTCTCTCCGAATGTCTTTTAAAATTTTTGCAAACAAAGCTGTTTGACGTAATAGTTATCACTGTTCCCTCCAGCGATATTTCAAAAGCCGAAAGTTTAATTTTTAAAGATAAGAGAATAGCAAAAACTCTGCTTGAAAAAAATACAAAAATAATCTTTGCAGCCGGTGCCGATACAAGACAGGCTTCCGTCTTTAAGGCACTTGTTAAACTTGAAGAACTTAAAGAAAAAAACGAAGCCGATTTTAACTTTGTATTAATCCATGACGGGGCCCGCCCCAGGGTCAGTCCTGAGCTTATAAAATTCGTTTCTGATGAGTTAAGCAAAAACGGAGCGGTAATCCCCGGCTATCAAGCCGTTGATACGCAAAAAATAGCCGACAAATCCGGTAAAATAACCCGGCACCTCAAACGCAGTTCCGTATTCTCAGTACAAACTCCGCAAGGATTCGACTTTGAAAAGATATTGGCCGCTCACAAAAAAGCTTCAGGAAACGGGAAAGAGTATACAGACGACAGTGAGATTTACGGAGAATTCGCAGGAGACGTTTTTATTTGCCCGGGAGAAATATCCAACAAAAAAATAACTTTTAAGGAAGATATAAAATGA